Proteins encoded by one window of Candidatus Woesearchaeota archaeon:
- a CDS encoding AAA family ATPase, whose amino-acid sequence MKPIIVSGTPGTGKTTLAKALAKRLQLPYLSLKKLIKQKNLSDAYDDERKCFIVAIDKLLPAVRQWIRLHPEGSVIDGHLSHYLSPREVHLCIICKSDLKKLKQRFVLRKYNKRKVTENLECEIFDVCLHEAEGRGHTLLVMVNNNYRDLVKNIRNIFNQPHLNDHNTSKSKSITRKKTKHITRS is encoded by the coding sequence ATGAAACCGATTATTGTTTCTGGAACACCTGGCACAGGAAAAACTACTCTTGCAAAAGCTCTGGCAAAGCGGTTACAGCTCCCTTATCTTTCTCTTAAAAAATTAATCAAACAGAAAAACCTTTCAGATGCTTATGACGATGAGCGGAAATGTTTTATTGTTGCCATTGATAAATTACTACCTGCTGTTAGGCAATGGATTCGATTGCATCCTGAAGGATCAGTTATTGATGGTCACCTTTCCCATTATTTATCTCCTCGTGAAGTTCATTTATGTATTATCTGCAAAAGTGATTTGAAAAAACTGAAACAACGTTTTGTTCTTCGGAAATACAACAAACGAAAGGTAACTGAAAATTTAGAATGTGAGATTTTTGATGTATGCCTTCATGAAGCTGAGGGAAGAGGACATACTCTTTTGGTGATGGTGAACAACAATTATCGTGATCTTGTAAAAAATATTAGAAACATTTTCAATCAACCCCATTTAAATGATCATAATACATCAAAATCCAAATCAATAACACGAAAAAAAACCAAACATATCACACGATCATGA
- a CDS encoding SprT-like domain-containing protein, with protein sequence MNLLEQAYIQLFPESQFPYEASIIYSGKFVGYNANLKLYPRKNILEIAMSKQWQEIDIEITLGLIQVLLVKLFKKKRTTINMELYHLFMKHAHLAAPRIDAPPELVASFHRVNDKYFSGMMDQPNLIWGKESSRKLGSYDYGRDTITMSSLLQNVRQEVLDYIMYHELLHKKHKFAVKNGRSYHHTRIFKTDEQRFENAQAIEKELERFSFARC encoded by the coding sequence ATGAACCTGCTCGAACAAGCATATATCCAATTATTTCCAGAAAGCCAGTTTCCGTATGAAGCAAGCATAATCTATTCTGGGAAATTTGTTGGCTACAATGCGAACCTTAAGTTATATCCACGAAAGAATATTCTTGAGATTGCTATGAGCAAGCAATGGCAGGAGATTGATATAGAAATTACCCTTGGGCTGATTCAAGTTCTTTTGGTTAAACTCTTCAAGAAAAAAAGAACAACCATAAACATGGAATTGTATCATCTTTTTATGAAGCACGCTCATCTTGCAGCTCCTCGCATTGATGCCCCTCCAGAACTTGTGGCATCGTTTCACCGAGTGAATGATAAATACTTTTCTGGTATGATGGATCAGCCGAACCTTATCTGGGGAAAAGAAAGCAGCAGAAAGCTTGGATCGTATGATTACGGAAGAGATACCATTACGATGAGTAGTCTTTTACAAAATGTCCGCCAAGAGGTTCTTGATTACATCATGTATCATGAACTCCTCCACAAGAAACATAAGTTCGCTGTTAAGAATGGCAGAAGCTATCATCATACCAGAATTTTCAAAACAGATGAGCAGCGTTTTGAAAATGCTCAGGCAATTGAGAAGGAACTTGAACGTTTTTCATTCGCTCGCTGTTGA